A genomic stretch from Setaria viridis chromosome 1, Setaria_viridis_v4.0, whole genome shotgun sequence includes:
- the LOC117858123 gene encoding serine/threonine protein phosphatase 2A regulatory subunit B''beta gives MVEEPAPAPADLSAAAQVSALPLQVDLLQLPPEVPAPGAPALRGVLDHLFAHWLSLPDTAALVASLVQKAKASGGGAVGGAMLPSMMLQGGATVPPLSPRSPRLSRRPSGLGAGQPNRSASPLRPTAARPAKEVIPQFYFQDGRPPPYEVKKQCISTVDQLFAGHSNGLRAQEFRMVTRELCKLPTFFTTVLFDKIDKESTGFVTREAFIDFWVNSNLMSLDSATQVFTILKQQNRNYLMKEDFKPVLKDLLDNHPGLEFLKSTPEFQERYAETVVHRIFYCLNRIGGGHLTLRELKRGNLLSALRHADDEEDINKVLRYFSYEHFYVIYCKFWELDTDHDFLIDKENLIKYGNHALTYRIVDRIFSEVPRKFTSKAEGKMGYEDFVHFILSEEDKSTGPSQEYWFKCIDLDGNGILTHNELQFFFEEQLHRMECMAQEPVLFEDILCQLIDMIGPENESYLTLKDFRRCKLSGHFFNILFNLNKFMAFEARDPFLIRQMREEPSLTDWDRFARREYVRLAMEEDGEDASNASGDVWDESLESPF, from the exons ATGGTGGAGGaaccggcaccggcgccggcggatctgagcgcggcggcgcaggtgagCGCGCTGCCGCTGCAGGTGGACCTCCTGCAGCTGCCGCCGGAGgtgccggcgccgggggcgcCCGCGCTGCGCGGCGTCCTCGACCACCTCTTCGCGCACTGGCTCTCGCTCCCGGACACCGCCGCGCTGGTCGCCAGCCTCGTGCAGAAGGCcaaggcgagcggcggcggggccgtggGGGGCGCGATGCTGCCATCGATGATGCTGCAGGGGGGCGCCACCGTGCCGCCGCTCTCGCCGAGGTCTCCGCGCCTCTCGCGGAGGCCCAGCGGGCTCGGCGCCGGCCAGCCCAACCGCTCCGCGTCGCCGCTCCGCCCGACCGCCGCGCGCCCCGCCAAGGAGGTCATACCGCAG TTCTATTTTCAAGATGGCCGGCCACCGCCGTACGAGGTGAAGAAGCAATGCATTTCTACAGTTGATCAGCTCTTCGCCGGCCACTCGAATGGTCTTCGAGCTCAAG AATTCCGGATGGTTACCAGGGAACTCTGCAAGCTACCGACATTCTTTACCACTGTTCTATTTGATAAGATTGACAAGGAAAGCACAGGATTCGTGACAAG GGAGGCATTCATTGATTTCTGGGTGAATAGCAACTTGATGAGTTTGGATAGTGCAACCCAAGTGTTCACAATTCTGAAGCAACAGAATCGCAATTACCTCATGAAG GAGGATTTCAAGCCGGTTCTTAAAGACCTTTTGGACAACCATCCTGGTCTAGAGTTCTTAAAGAGTACACCTGAATTTCAAGAAAGATATG CTGAGACTGTAGTACATAGGATATTCTATTGCTTGAATCGAATTGGAGGTGGTCACCTAACACTTAGGGAGCTGAAGCGTGGAAATCTACTCAGTGCGCTCAGGCAtgctgatgatgaagaagatatcAATAAAGTTTTAAG GTATTTCTCATATGAGCATTTCTACGTGATATATTGCAAGTTCTGGGAGCTGGACACAGACCATGAtttcttgattgataaagaaAATCTTATTAAGTATGGAAACCATGCATTGACATATAGGATTGTAGATAGAATTTTCTCAGAG GTTCCTAGGAAATTTACAAGCAAGGCTGAAGGAAAAATGGGGTATGAAGATTTTGTCCATTTTATACTGTCTGAAGAGGACAAATCAACAGGGCCAAGCCAGGAATATTG GTTTAAATGTATAGATCTGGATGGCAATGGCATACTCACACACAACGAACTGCAGTTCTTTTTTGAGGAACAACTCCATCGCATGGAATGCATGGCTCAGGAACCGGTTCTATTTGAGGACATCTTGTGTCAGCTCATCGACATGATTGGACCTGAG AATGAGAGCTATTTGACATTGAAAGACTTCCGAAGGTGCAAATTGTCTGGGCATTTCTTCAACATTCTCTTTAATCTGAACAAATTTATGGCTTTTGAAGCTAGGGACCCATTCCTCATTCGCCAA ATGCGTGAAGAGCCATCATTAACAGATTGGGATCGTTTTGCACGAAGAGAATATGTAAGATTGGCgatggaagaagatggtgaagatgCTTCCAATGCAAGTGGAGATGTTTGGGATGAGTCACTTGAATCTCCTTTCTAG